The Bacillaceae bacterium IKA-2 DNA window AGAAAAATTTTACTGTTAAAACAAACAAAAAGTTATGCACCTAGTAAGCAATATATAGAGCTACGCTACTCTAACGAAAAAGTTAGTGAACTGTTTTCTTTTCAAGAACGGGAGTGGAAGTACCATAGAATTAAGCTTAGTGAATACCGAGCTTTCCATAGATTGAAAAGAGCTAATACAGCTATGCAAAAAATTGTCCTGCATTTAGGAAACTTACAATATATAAATGAGCCAGGGTACTTTAGTGAGCTGGAAGAGCAGTTAGTAAAAGATATCGTTAATTCAATAAATGCGATATTAATTTCAGAGGCCAAAAATATTCCTGATTCCCATTATTTTTTAATCAATGAGTTGGACCAGCATCTGAAATTTGAAGGCAGTAAAATATTTGAGTCAACAGAATACGTTCATCGCTTTACGACAAAGAGAATTCTGTACTTTGAATTGCTATCAATCCATGATTCTTTAGAGGAACTACATCATATTTAATTGAAATCCATTCAATTGTCCTTAAAAAACGAGAAAATTAATCATTCTTTTTAATTGTTTTTTTAAATTATATGGCTAAAAAAGTAATATTTATAATATTCAAATATTTTTGTTCATTTCGTGGTAAAATGAATTAATCTTGTATAAGATATTATTGTTAGGAGGAATTATTATGTTTAGTTTTTATTCACGAATTGTTGTTGCGTATGATGCGTCGGAGTTAAGTAAAAAGGCATTAGAAATGGCTAAGCAGCTAGCAGAACAAGATAAGAGAATTGAGATTCATATTCTCAGTGTAATTAAGGACAAAAATGCAGGTGATGAATTCGGTGTTCCCTATGAAAAAGTCAGAGAACAGCAACAAAAGAAAGTTCAAGAATTGTTAGCAGAAGTTAAAGAGTCATTAAGTGACATGGAAAATCCAACAGAAATTGTCTTGTTAAAAGGACATCCAGCCGAAATGATCCTTGATTATGCTAAAAATAGAAATGCCGACTT harbors:
- a CDS encoding universal stress protein; the encoded protein is MFSFYSRIVVAYDASELSKKALEMAKQLAEQDKRIEIHILSVIKDKNAGDEFGVPYEKVREQQQKKVQELLAEVKESLSDMENPTEIVLLKGHPAEMILDYAKNRNADLIIIGSRGLSTFKEIFLGSVSHNIVQHSHCPVLVAK